The Sphingobium baderi genome has a segment encoding these proteins:
- a CDS encoding LexA family protein codes for MSCAPAIPASTPIPLRDLPRPVQLKVVGAAGAGFPSPAQDWEESAINLVDLLRLDRAASFVFRVSGQSMLDAGLFDSDVLVVDRDAKPVNGRIVIAVVDGGFVVRQLCVRNGIPTLEARNSRMHYDPVVADESVEVWGVVRASVRNLQA; via the coding sequence ATGTCCTGCGCTCCTGCCATACCTGCATCAACCCCGATTCCGCTCCGAGATCTCCCGCGTCCCGTGCAACTAAAGGTTGTCGGGGCTGCCGGCGCGGGCTTTCCCAGCCCCGCACAGGACTGGGAGGAATCAGCGATTAACCTCGTCGACCTCCTCCGCCTCGATCGTGCTGCCAGCTTTGTGTTCCGTGTCAGCGGACAATCTATGCTCGATGCCGGTTTGTTCGATTCCGATGTGCTTGTGGTCGATCGCGACGCGAAGCCGGTAAACGGCCGCATAGTCATCGCTGTGGTGGATGGCGGATTTGTCGTCCGCCAACTTTGCGTTCGTAATGGCATCCCGACGCTCGAGGCGCGGAACAGCCGCATGCATTATGATCCGGTCGTCGCGGATGAGAGCGTCGAGGTGTGGGGCGTGGTGCGTGCCAGCGTCCGCAACCTTCAGGCCTGA
- a CDS encoding Y-family DNA polymerase: protein MSWAIVDIENFYCSAERVFDPTLRNVPLIVLSNGDGCAIARSAEAKALHISMGAPMFKIRDIVKRHGVQYRSSSYELYSDMNRRFNMVLSEFSDTVEIYSIDESFFRLPLLPSGLGDVEQAQRIRATIKQHVGLPTRIGLGPTRTLSKVANALAKASEKVWNGVIDLHDEGLRRRMFAEWPVEEVWGIGKAMAKRLHPLGIRTTADLAAMPPDVARDVGTVVLERLVRELNGVECSDFQPEPEALKSTAVTRTFGDPVRDREVLREAMVRRAVRAAEKIRAQKLQACRLIAFAHGSRFKPNAPSASKVARMSPSTNDPRVIAGTAARMAEAMFEQGAVYSKCGVMLEGLEPESGAQQDLFASPDPRSPALLAALDGINDRFGRNTLRLASEGMGAKSYDTKRTFKSPSWTTRIDQVPVAR, encoded by the coding sequence ATGAGCTGGGCGATCGTCGACATCGAGAATTTCTATTGCTCGGCCGAGCGGGTCTTCGATCCAACGCTGCGCAATGTGCCGCTGATAGTGTTATCGAATGGGGATGGCTGCGCCATCGCAAGATCAGCTGAAGCCAAGGCTCTTCACATTTCCATGGGGGCACCCATGTTCAAGATACGCGACATCGTGAAGCGTCATGGCGTACAATATCGATCGAGTTCCTATGAACTCTACTCGGACATGAACCGTCGTTTCAATATGGTTCTGTCCGAGTTTAGCGATACCGTCGAGATATATTCAATCGATGAGTCGTTCTTTCGCTTGCCACTTCTACCTTCTGGCCTTGGCGATGTTGAGCAAGCTCAGCGCATCCGCGCAACCATTAAACAGCATGTCGGCCTCCCAACCCGGATCGGACTTGGCCCGACACGGACGCTGAGCAAAGTCGCCAATGCTCTGGCGAAGGCGTCAGAGAAGGTATGGAACGGTGTCATCGACCTTCACGACGAGGGCCTTCGCCGGCGCATGTTCGCCGAATGGCCGGTCGAGGAAGTATGGGGCATCGGCAAAGCCATGGCGAAGCGCCTGCACCCATTAGGCATCCGCACAACAGCCGATCTTGCAGCGATGCCCCCCGATGTTGCCCGCGACGTCGGTACTGTCGTGCTCGAGCGCCTGGTGCGAGAGTTGAACGGCGTGGAGTGCAGCGACTTCCAGCCAGAGCCTGAAGCACTGAAGTCCACTGCGGTCACGCGGACGTTCGGAGATCCGGTCCGCGATCGTGAGGTGCTGCGCGAAGCGATGGTAAGACGGGCAGTACGCGCAGCCGAAAAGATCCGCGCTCAGAAACTTCAGGCTTGCAGGTTGATTGCGTTCGCGCACGGCAGCCGGTTCAAGCCTAATGCTCCATCGGCGTCTAAAGTCGCCCGAATGTCACCCTCGACAAACGATCCTCGCGTGATCGCCGGCACCGCGGCGCGCATGGCCGAAGCAATGTTTGAGCAGGGCGCGGTCTACAGTAAGTGCGGCGTCATGCTAGAAGGGTTGGAGCCGGAGTCCGGCGCACAGCAGGATCTCTTTGCCTCACCTGATCCACGCTCACCAGCCTTGCTGGCCGCGCTCGACGGTATCAATGACAGATTCGGCCGCAATACGCTGCGCCTCGCATCTGAAGGTATGGGCGCCAAGTCATACGATACCAAGCGCACCTTCAAAAGCCCGTCATGGACGACGCGCATCGACCAAGTGCCAGTTGCTCGCTAA
- a CDS encoding conjugal transfer protein TraG N-terminal domain-containing protein: MVEVFTIGGGEYIVNTFNAVAAWTGGGGYGSLIKVVMVIGLIYALLSVAFTLNFRVWMNWFLGSTLIYSCLMVPTVDVKVTDRINPSLAPATVANVPLGLGVIASFSSQVGDWLTRTAETVFTMPSQLNYSNNGMIYGSRLFDATRNFQIRDAEFATNLQNHYKNCVFGDVLLNFKSLTDLASSTDLWASIGPGSPARSQVWLERDGGGSVSNTIITCQAAYQALTGQWNTIIDASTPLWGRQTYTNLSETAAAAKLRQDVPIVNQTFTGSSSDYTSSMRQNSAINAFMQARDAMGGSTGGASMDAFATTRADIQARNTYNSIAQQAMSWVPILNIVLTVVFYAMFPVIFPLFLMPQTGVQALKGYVTGFFYLAAWGPLYVILHMICMTRAESASNAVSAGGLTLSSYAGIGAVNAETATIAGFMLMSVPFIAAGLARGAMSISGQATSILAPAQNAAEAAAVEQTTGNYSYGNTSFANLTSNMRQSNQWSDAPTFSTGASSFTNRMANGATETYQADGSIVTDTSGAMSKLAFGATMNSTRVAEMREQLSAVRRAAQSEEESYGHTVTAAHSNRSGTNTSAETTRGSESASGTQSGTNHELSDRTSHAVHDGIETRSGVSDTLRVDNSYARGSQEIDGVSGGFNAGLGGNGGRKGQGAAQSDSAGTGAAAGRGKKGILGKVADSLPGVSGSKTWTANQTWDLKHASGRAVTSEDSSQSSDGIRNDHANGENYSATDGSYNRGGSFARSSMSNSRYVASEDSLTDAYSHDNRMRHLNELAEQLSNDISYAESHNMQFSENLSQELAQWYRQEAGRMPPGIAPELHQTTFTAQERQVRDAMISRFLDERSQAIWETVGPQIVASPLNEVDPASEIPDASDVRAHYQPHGLGSVPTLSGPAVPGDVGAKIEAGRQEVEAIGEAKRVLRQGYVGKGAAVQTSVNQDLDKGFFNDPKLRE; encoded by the coding sequence ATGGTCGAGGTCTTCACGATTGGTGGCGGGGAGTACATCGTCAACACGTTCAATGCCGTGGCGGCTTGGACAGGTGGCGGCGGCTATGGATCGCTCATCAAGGTCGTCATGGTAATTGGCCTTATCTATGCCCTGCTCTCCGTGGCGTTCACGCTGAATTTCCGCGTTTGGATGAACTGGTTCCTTGGCTCGACGCTGATCTATTCCTGCCTGATGGTTCCGACCGTCGACGTCAAAGTGACGGACCGGATCAACCCTTCCCTCGCCCCCGCTACGGTCGCCAACGTGCCGCTTGGACTTGGCGTGATCGCCAGTTTCTCCAGCCAAGTGGGCGATTGGCTGACCCGGACGGCCGAGACCGTCTTCACGATGCCGAGCCAGCTCAATTATTCCAACAACGGCATGATCTACGGATCGCGCCTGTTTGACGCGACTCGCAACTTCCAGATCCGTGATGCCGAGTTCGCGACTAACCTGCAGAACCATTACAAGAATTGCGTGTTCGGCGATGTGCTCCTGAATTTCAAATCCCTTACGGATCTCGCAAGCAGCACCGACCTCTGGGCGTCCATCGGCCCCGGATCTCCGGCCAGGTCGCAGGTTTGGCTTGAGCGCGACGGTGGTGGCTCCGTAAGCAATACCATCATCACCTGTCAGGCCGCCTATCAGGCGCTGACAGGGCAGTGGAACACCATCATCGATGCGTCGACGCCGCTTTGGGGCCGTCAGACCTACACGAACCTCAGTGAGACGGCTGCGGCTGCGAAGCTGCGGCAAGACGTCCCGATCGTGAACCAGACCTTCACCGGGTCATCCAGCGACTATACCTCGTCGATGCGGCAGAATAGCGCCATCAATGCCTTCATGCAGGCCCGCGACGCTATGGGCGGGAGCACCGGCGGCGCCTCGATGGACGCCTTTGCGACAACCCGCGCCGACATTCAGGCGCGCAACACATACAACTCGATTGCCCAGCAGGCGATGTCGTGGGTGCCGATCCTCAATATCGTGCTGACTGTTGTCTTCTACGCCATGTTCCCGGTGATCTTTCCGCTGTTTCTGATGCCCCAGACCGGGGTACAGGCGCTCAAGGGTTATGTGACGGGGTTCTTCTACCTCGCTGCCTGGGGTCCGCTTTACGTCATCCTTCATATGATCTGCATGACGCGGGCGGAGAGCGCTTCAAACGCGGTCTCCGCGGGCGGGCTCACGCTATCCAGCTACGCCGGGATCGGCGCGGTGAATGCCGAGACTGCGACGATCGCGGGTTTCATGCTTATGAGCGTACCCTTCATTGCTGCGGGTCTGGCTCGCGGTGCCATGAGCATTTCTGGGCAGGCGACCTCGATCCTTGCGCCGGCGCAGAACGCGGCCGAAGCAGCGGCCGTCGAGCAGACTACCGGCAATTATTCCTACGGGAATACGAGCTTCGCGAACCTGACGTCGAACATGCGTCAGAGCAATCAGTGGTCTGACGCGCCTACGTTTTCGACGGGCGCGTCGTCGTTCACGAACCGCATGGCCAATGGTGCGACTGAGACCTACCAAGCTGACGGGTCGATCGTCACTGATACGTCGGGGGCGATGTCGAAGTTGGCGTTCGGTGCGACCATGAACAGTACCCGCGTTGCTGAAATGCGTGAGCAACTTAGTGCCGTTCGTCGCGCAGCTCAGAGCGAGGAAGAAAGCTACGGACACACAGTAACTGCGGCCCATTCAAACAGGTCCGGCACAAATACTTCTGCGGAAACCACGCGAGGTTCCGAAAGTGCAAGTGGCACTCAATCTGGTACGAACCATGAATTGTCCGATCGTACATCTCATGCTGTTCACGATGGAATTGAAACTCGATCGGGTGTCTCAGATACGCTGCGGGTTGATAACAGCTATGCTCGTGGCTCTCAGGAAATTGACGGCGTAAGTGGTGGCTTTAATGCGGGCCTTGGAGGTAACGGTGGTCGCAAGGGTCAGGGCGCAGCCCAAAGCGACAGTGCAGGCACGGGCGCAGCCGCAGGCCGCGGTAAGAAGGGTATTCTTGGTAAGGTTGCGGACTCTCTCCCTGGAGTCAGTGGATCGAAAACCTGGACTGCTAATCAAACCTGGGATTTGAAACATGCCTCGGGCAGAGCAGTAACAAGCGAAGACTCCTCTCAGTCTAGTGACGGCATTCGCAACGATCACGCAAACGGAGAAAACTATAGCGCGACCGATGGTTCCTATAATCGCGGCGGCTCGTTTGCACGCTCGTCCATGTCTAATAGCCGCTATGTAGCAAGCGAAGATTCACTAACTGACGCATATTCTCATGATAACAGAATGCGTCATCTCAATGAGTTGGCCGAGCAGCTTTCCAATGATATCAGCTATGCTGAGAGTCATAATATGCAATTCAGCGAGAACCTAAGTCAGGAACTTGCGCAATGGTATCGTCAGGAAGCTGGCCGCATGCCTCCAGGGATTGCTCCTGAGTTGCACCAAACGACTTTCACCGCACAGGAGCGGCAAGTCAGAGACGCAATGATCTCGCGCTTCCTGGACGAGCGCAGTCAGGCCATTTGGGAAACGGTCGGTCCGCAGATAGTTGCATCGCCGCTGAATGAGGTCGATCCTGCTTCAGAAATCCCGGATGCTAGTGACGTTCGTGCTCATTACCAACCGCACGGTCTTGGAAGCGTACCGACCCTATCGGGCCCCGCCGTGCCTGGGGATGTGGGCGCAAAGATCGAGGCTGGTAGGCAGGAAGTGGAGGCTATCGGGGAAGCGAAGCGCGTCTTGCGCCAAGGCTATGTCGGTAAAGGGGCCGCTGTCCAAACCTCTGTCAATCAAGATTTGGACAAGGGATTTTTCAACGACCCAAAACTGAGAGAATAG
- a CDS encoding conjugal transfer protein TraH, translating to MVDVSPSPCGKALPSSRFRAFRRRLAAAALSLGAASMVPIGIARADVASSMNSFFNDAGGAANVTGPTAYQGQSAGYYSLGNAWTRFPQKSVSPFNLQLPSARAGCGGIDLFTGSFSFINAAEMVAMLKATANNALGFAFKLAIDSVSPEIGKIMGEFQQAAQQMNQMNISSCEAAQGLVGAVWPQMQGARSTICAAVGNSQGVFSDWARSRQGCGADGQIDSVLANNSDATMNEHIPGEPRNYTWEALKRSQKFGAFDAEFSEYLMTVVGTIIVNKAEGSNPASIQYIGPAEDAVVTALLDGTQTGNTAKILTCTDDDKCLQVSEQNLSIPTNVALRPRIKGMITSMRDKIRTDAALSSAEQQLLSLTTVPLYKLLAVEAMAHGSFSESESDALAEIVAVNLLSSMIENMLDRVTQSQVHFQPADQATAETWRKQLGEARSKYAERDVKVKNTLNISIALINKSIALESTLQNAMSPGMAAALNFSRGLNVQGLN from the coding sequence ATGGTCGACGTTTCCCCCTCCCCTTGCGGCAAGGCCCTTCCCTCCTCCCGCTTCCGCGCCTTTCGTCGGCGGCTTGCCGCCGCTGCCCTGAGCCTTGGGGCCGCCAGCATGGTGCCGATCGGCATCGCGCGTGCTGATGTCGCCAGCTCGATGAACTCGTTCTTCAACGATGCTGGTGGCGCCGCGAACGTGACGGGTCCGACCGCCTATCAGGGGCAGTCGGCGGGTTACTATTCGCTCGGCAACGCATGGACGCGCTTTCCGCAAAAGAGCGTGTCACCCTTTAACCTGCAGTTGCCAAGCGCTCGTGCGGGATGTGGGGGCATCGACCTGTTCACCGGGTCTTTTTCTTTCATCAACGCTGCCGAAATGGTGGCCATGCTCAAGGCCACGGCCAACAATGCGCTTGGCTTCGCGTTCAAGCTGGCAATCGACAGCGTCTCACCCGAGATCGGCAAGATCATGGGCGAGTTTCAGCAGGCGGCCCAGCAGATGAACCAGATGAACATCTCGTCGTGCGAGGCGGCGCAGGGTCTGGTCGGAGCTGTATGGCCCCAGATGCAGGGCGCGCGCTCGACAATCTGCGCGGCCGTCGGCAACAGCCAGGGCGTATTTTCGGATTGGGCGCGCTCGCGGCAGGGCTGCGGCGCTGACGGGCAGATCGACTCTGTGCTCGCCAATAACAGCGACGCCACCATGAATGAGCATATTCCGGGAGAGCCGCGCAATTACACCTGGGAGGCCCTGAAGCGGTCTCAGAAGTTCGGCGCTTTCGACGCCGAGTTTTCCGAATACCTGATGACCGTCGTCGGGACGATCATCGTCAACAAGGCTGAGGGCAGCAATCCGGCCTCGATCCAGTATATCGGGCCTGCCGAGGATGCTGTGGTGACAGCGCTTCTGGATGGTACGCAGACCGGGAATACGGCGAAGATCCTAACCTGCACCGATGATGACAAGTGCCTTCAGGTTTCTGAGCAGAACCTGTCGATTCCGACCAACGTGGCGCTGCGACCGCGCATCAAGGGCATGATCACCTCGATGCGCGACAAGATCCGCACCGATGCTGCACTTTCGTCGGCCGAGCAGCAGCTTTTGTCGCTGACTACCGTGCCGCTCTATAAGTTGCTTGCTGTCGAGGCCATGGCCCACGGCAGCTTCAGCGAAAGCGAGTCCGATGCCCTCGCGGAGATCGTGGCCGTCAATCTCCTGAGTTCAATGATCGAGAATATGCTCGACAGGGTCACGCAATCGCAGGTCCATTTTCAGCCAGCGGATCAGGCAACTGCCGAGACGTGGCGCAAGCAACTCGGCGAGGCGCGTTCCAAGTATGCCGAGCGTGATGTGAAGGTGAAGAACACGCTGAATATCTCGATCGCGCTCATCAATAAGTCGATCGCGCTGGAATCGACGCTGCAGAACGCAATGTCGCCGGGGATGGCGGCCGCGCTGAATTTCTCACGCGGCCTTAACGTCCAGGGTCTCAACTAA
- a CDS encoding conjugal transfer protein TraF — translation MGSTLSMTSYKRNALEIRGRGRIARLGAILLALAPALPVPALAADDALAAGEGDDDFYCRERKLGQWFYCERPKPKPSEQKTAEPAQSASERIAAIAKQLDELKARAILEPSEENVIAYVRFQREQLDRASTFSDTWQRALWQNPDIDYTLQRPVSTVAKRAWTDNRTSDRSQVLSHLGQRYGMFYFFAQSCGACEIFAPILRSVADSHGLAVMAVSTDGGPSKDFPNYVVDSGQRERMGVPNATPALVLFDTATKKTVPIGFGILSADEIMDRIFMLTNTKVGSDY, via the coding sequence ATGGGGAGCACTCTGTCGATGACTAGCTATAAGCGTAATGCTCTGGAAATCCGCGGCCGCGGCCGCATTGCCCGCCTTGGCGCCATTCTACTGGCTCTGGCGCCTGCCCTGCCGGTGCCGGCTCTTGCCGCTGACGATGCGCTCGCGGCAGGCGAAGGCGATGACGATTTCTACTGCCGCGAGCGTAAGCTGGGCCAGTGGTTCTATTGCGAGCGTCCAAAGCCTAAGCCGAGCGAGCAGAAGACGGCCGAGCCGGCGCAGTCCGCCAGTGAGCGGATCGCGGCGATCGCCAAGCAACTGGACGAACTGAAGGCGCGCGCGATCCTCGAGCCTAGCGAGGAAAACGTGATCGCCTATGTCCGCTTCCAGCGTGAGCAGCTCGATCGCGCCTCCACCTTCTCCGACACCTGGCAGCGCGCCCTGTGGCAGAACCCCGACATCGACTACACGCTGCAGCGGCCAGTCTCGACGGTTGCCAAGCGGGCGTGGACCGACAACCGCACTTCCGATCGCAGCCAGGTGCTCTCTCACCTCGGCCAGCGCTATGGCATGTTCTACTTCTTCGCGCAGAGCTGCGGTGCCTGCGAAATCTTCGCGCCTATCCTGCGGTCGGTCGCGGATTCTCATGGCCTGGCTGTGATGGCCGTCTCGACGGACGGTGGCCCGAGCAAGGACTTCCCGAATTACGTGGTCGATTCCGGCCAGCGTGAGCGCATGGGCGTGCCTAACGCGACGCCTGCGCTGGTCCTGTTCGATACCGCCACCAAGAAGACCGTGCCCATCGGTTTCGGCATCCTCTCGGCCGACGAAATCATGGATCGGATCTTCATGCTCACCAACACCAAGGTCGGGAGTGACTACTGA